A single genomic interval of Chloracidobacterium validum harbors:
- a CDS encoding lasso peptide biosynthesis B2 protein, whose product MLPSQPTRWLHRLSTFRRLPPDDRGGLLLAWVLLLCLRLLCRLIGVRASLGCLRWLTMGAAPSPPPTDWICRQVELVHCAARYCPVPATCLVRAMTLWFLLARRGVVGDIILGVAKTPASLEAHAWVEWQGAPLMEAPDVRQRYAVFDTPLSAA is encoded by the coding sequence ATGCTACCTTCACAGCCGACCCGTTGGCTCCACCGGTTGAGCACATTCAGACGGCTTCCGCCTGACGACCGTGGCGGACTGTTGCTGGCTTGGGTCCTGCTCCTTTGCCTTCGGTTACTGTGTCGGCTGATTGGCGTGCGTGCCAGCTTGGGCTGCCTGCGGTGGCTTACCATGGGTGCCGCTCCATCGCCACCACCGACCGATTGGATTTGCCGTCAAGTCGAACTCGTTCACTGCGCAGCTCGTTATTGCCCGGTTCCAGCTACGTGCTTGGTTCGGGCCATGACACTGTGGTTTTTACTGGCTCGGCGGGGTGTCGTTGGTGACATCATCCTTGGCGTCGCCAAAACGCCAGCCTCACTTGAAGCCCATGCTTGGGTTGAATGGCAGGGTGCGCCGCTCATGGAAGCTCCAGACGTGCGGCAGCGCTATGCCGTCTTTGATACTCCCCTCAGTGCAGCGTGA